The genomic window CTTGGAAAACTTTAGGGGTCGTACAAAATTGTTGGGGAAATTGGGAGATGGCAACTGCACCTTAGAAATGATTGAAGTTAAAGAGCATGACAGTGGACCCTTCTGTTTCCGGATTGAAATAGCACGAACGCCAACTGACACGTCCACCCCTGACAAATTCTCCTTCGTCAAAAACTGTGTTACGTTAAACATGATACGTAAGTCACCGACATCTCCTTTTAACACCAGATTTTTCTGAAGGATTATTCATCTCTTGCTTATTATCTTTTTTCCAATTAATAGATGAGCCTCCAAAACCCTCACTGGCACACAAGATCCCTGTGGAAGGATATCCTTTTACCATCACCTGTTCAGTGACACATacctgcccctcacacataccGAAACTCACATGGAGTCGAGGCTCTGAAAATGAGATCACTGAGCATCACAGGAAACTCCAGCTGGGGATGTGGGAGACCCAGTCCATTCTGACATTCATCCCTAAAGAAGACGACGACCACAAGGATGTCACCTGCACTGCTGAGTTTAACGGACAGAGGACATCAGAGGAAACGATGACACTCTTTGTCAAACGTACGAGACATTCACTGGTTCAACTACAGGCAGTATTCTGTAAACACCTATTCTCCTCCTGAGATCcaccaatgcatttttgtcttctgtagaggacaagaatttcacagctttacaaaGGACtgcataaaaaatgtatctgaaaaaactgttgcattatgttgtttccaatcaaggcaaatatttaatataaaaagccaaaacttttactttccttggtctTTTTCTATAGTACATAAAGGATATTAGTAACCAAATGTGTATGTTTGCAGGTGCAGTAAACTATAACCACATCATCATTCCGACAGTCGTGGCCATTATCACTGCTGGGATCTTTGGAGGTCTCTGTATTTTCATGATGAAAAAATACAAGTGAGTTCCTGTAAAACATAAAGCATGTCAGAGCATTAAAAATCTCTCagcaaaaaatacaattaaagttTTCACAACTTGATAA from Sphaeramia orbicularis chromosome 16, fSphaOr1.1, whole genome shotgun sequence includes these protein-coding regions:
- the LOC115435003 gene encoding myelin-associated glycoprotein-like gives rise to the protein MNMDKNKILQHCLLLGVFGSAVCTDGWKVSVVESLDALVSSCVVLPCTFSHPHENLPTSKLRGKWHVTSDRDQLIYYEDSTRVLENFRGRTKLLGKLGDGNCTLEMIEVKEHDSGPFCFRIEIARTPTDTSTPDKFSFVKNCVTLNMIHEPPKPSLAHKIPVEGYPFTITCSVTHTCPSHIPKLTWSRGSENEITEHHRKLQLGMWETQSILTFIPKEDDDHKDVTCTAEFNGQRTSEETMTLFVKRAVNYNHIIIPTVVAIITAGIFGGLCIFMMKKYKKRINELQSQDGTMWNRMSRISRRFRSNAPTPRHANQKSSNYVEENVSKPRFPSPKSQPKSYSYKQDMDNDDYMNTADGNIYGNI